AAGAAGTCATGGCATAGTCAAAAAAAGACTTTGGGATAGCGATATGATTGAACTAGGTTATAATTATCGTTTGAGTGATGTGGCCTGTGCTTTGGGTATAAATCAACTTAAAAAACTTGATAATATGCTAGAAAAAAGAGAAATAATCACAAGTTTTTATGATAAAGAGTTTGAAAAAAATCCTTATTTTAGCATCATAAAAATCAAAGATTATAAAAAAAGCTCGAGACATTTATATCCTATTTTGCTTTTCCCTGAATTTTATTGCCAAAAAGAAATTATTTTTGAGAAATTATTAAATTTAGGCATAGGCGTGCAAGTGCATTACAAGCCTACTTATGAGTTTAGTTATTATAAAAGTTTATATGGAAATTTATTTTTAGAAAATGCGGATAATTTTTATAAAGCTGAACTTAGCATACCCGCTCATCAAGAAATGAGCTTAAAAGATGCGCAATTTGTTAAAGACAGTTTATTCAAGATTTTAGAAGAAACTAAAAAGGGTTGTTGTGAATAAAAGTATGTATGAGTTAGCTTGCGAGCTTTTTCCTATATGTAGGAGTATCACAGGTGAGGGTTTTAGACAAAGTTTAAAAATACTTGATGAAGCCATGGGGGGGGGTATATTAAAAATTCACTCTATAGCAAGCGGAAGTAAAGTTTTTGACTGGGAAGTACCTGCTGAATGGGAAATAAACGATGCTTTTATCATCACTCCAAATGGAGAAAAAATTTGTGACTTTAAGCAAAATAATTTACATGTGTTAAACTACAGCGAAGGTATAAATGATGAAATCTCACTAGATGAGCTACAAGAGCATTTATACTCTATAGAAGATTATCCAGATGCTATACCTTATGTAACAAGCTATTATAAAAGACGATGGGGTTTTTGTATAAAACACAAAGATAGAGTTAAACTAAAAGAAGGAAAATACAAAGTTTTCATAGATGCAAAACACCATGAAAATGGGGTTTTAAACTATGCTGACTTACTCATACCTAGTACACAAGATGCAAAAGATGAAATTTTAATTTCAAGTTATCTTTGTCACCCATCTATGGCAAATAACGAGCTAAGCAGTCCTATAGTAGCTACATTTTTAGCTAAATGGCTTTTAGGATTAGAAGAGAGAAAATATAATTATCGTTTTATTTTTACCCCTGAAACCATAGGAAGTATAGTTTATCTTAGCAAACATTTAAAGCATTTACAAAAATATACCAAAGCAGGCTTTGCGCTCTCTTGCATAGGTGATGATAATGCTTATTCACTCATTCACACCCCAAGTGAAAATACTCTAGCAGATAAAGTAGCTTTGTATACTTTAAAAGAAAAAAATAATTTTAAAGAATTTAGCTTTTTAGATAGAGGTGGCAATGAAAGACAATTTTGCGCACCTTTAGTAAATTTACCTGTTGTAGGAGTTTGCAGGACTAGATTTGGTGATTATAAAGAATACCATACTAGTAAAGATGACTTAAATTTCATTAGCGAAGAAGGGTTACAAGGTGGATTAAAAGCTATGCAAGAAATCATCATGAATTTAGAAGTCAATGAAATTTATCAAAACACAATTTTTTGCGAACCCAATTTAGGGAAAAGAGACTTATATCATACTATCAATACTTCTTTGACAAATAGTCAAATTCCAACTTCTTGTAACTTTTTAGCTTACTGTGATGGACAAAATGATGTTTTAGATATAGCCTTAAAGATTAATATACAAGCTTATGAATTAAAAGATTTAATAGAAAAATTAAAATTTCATAAACTCATTCAAACTAAAAATATTTATAAAGGAATACAATGAAATACATTTCTTATACTTTTTCTAAAAATAACATTAGTTTTTACATTTTTAATTTTAGTATTTTTGAATATAAAAAGATTTCTAGCTATACTTTGCAAAACACAGTAAAATCTACAAAAATAAAATTAAAATTTTTTAATATTCCGATATATAATGGTAATCATATTACACTATATCCAAGCACCCTTTTGGATACCCTTTTAGATACTCTATATAAAAATTTTATATTCAAACAATGGAATCAATCTTTTCCTATGCAAAAAAATGTTGGTAATACTATCAACAATGATCCTGATATTGATAAAAAAATTTTTAATCTTTGTAAAAACCTAGATATACCAAGTAAACAATGTGTCTGTAAAATTATCAATCGATTAAAAAATATTGATAAAAATCCTAATTATCAAATTAACTATTCTGATGAGGAAAAAAACGAATTAAGTAAAATCACAAATTCATTTTTTACCAATATATTTAAAGTAAAAAATAATATATGGTGCTACAATGGATATTTCTTACCTATTAAACAATTTGAAATATCTGTATTTTGGCATAAACATGGAATGCATATTTTCAATAAAAAAACACTCGATAGAATTAAACATCAAGATATAATTGATGTAGGTGGATTTATAGGCGATAGTGCAATAATTTTCGAACAAGAATTCACTGAAAAATTTGTATATACTTTCGAAGCATCTGAAAAAAATTATAGCTTAATGCTAAAAACACTTGAACTAAATAAAAGCCAAAGAATTAAACCAATAAAAAAAGCTCTTGGTAGTAAAAACGAAACTTTGAGTTTGAATATATCAGGGTATAGTTCAAGTTTCAAATATAATGATCATTCGACAGAAAATGAACAAGTTGAAATTGTCAGTTTGGATTCATATATTCAAAATAACGACATAAACATAGGATTAATTAAAGTTGATATAGAGGGTTTTGAGCAAGAATTTTTAAAGGGTGCTTTACATACAATTAAAAAACATAAACCTGCTATGATTATTAGTATTTATCATAATTATGAAGATTTTTTTGAAATTAAAAATCTTATAGATTCTTGGAATTTAGGATATTCTTTTAAAATTTACAAACCAATTGATTTTTATGTTAGTCTTGAAACATGTCTATATTGTGAAATCATAAAAGATCAAGGTTTTTTCCATGATAACACACATCAATGATTTTTTACAAGAAAGCGTTGCTAAATTTGGCAACAAAAATGCTTTTGTTGAGTTTAATGGTAAAAGTATAAGCTATAAGGAATTTGATGATTTAAGTAAAAAAATAGCGAGTGAAATTCTTTCTAAACTTCCTACAAAAAGCACACAAGAGCCTATATTAATCATACTTCCTAAAGGGATTGATTGCTTGCTTTCTTTTTTTGGTGTGGCAAAAAGTGGAAATTTTTATACACTTTTAGATGAAAAAAGTCCTAAAGAACGTGTAGAAAAGGTTATAGAAGTTTTAAAACCTAAACTTTTAATCACCTCTAAAAGATTAAATTTAGATTTCAATCTTGATACTATTTTTACGGAAGATTTTGAAACTTTTAGTATAGATGAAAAAGCTTTAGAAAAAGCTTTAAATGATCATATAGATACAAATTTACTTTATGTACTTTTTACAAGTGGAAGTACAGGGACTCCAAAAGGGGTAAGTATAAATCATAAAAGTGTTATTGATTATACTTTTTGGGTATGCGAGACTTTTAAACTAAGTCATGAAGATATATTTGCCAATCAAGCACCATTTTACTTTGATAATAGCGTTTTAGATATTTTCTCATCCATAAAAACAGGAATCACTTTGCATTTGCTACCAAATCATCTTTTTGCTTTTCCAAATAAAGTTTTAGAGTATTTAGAGCAAGAAAAAATAACAACAATTTTTTGGGTGCCTTCTGTGCTGATTTATTTTGCAAATACACATGCATTAGAAAACAAAACGCTTTATATTAATAAAATCTTATTTGCTGGTGAAATTATGCCAAACAAACAACTCAACATTTGGCGTAAATATCTTCCTAATGCTTTATTTGCTAATCTTTATGGACCTACTGAAATTACAGTTGATTGCTCTTTTTACATAATTGATAGACAATTTAGTGATGATGAACTTTTGCCTATAGGCAAAGCTTGTAAAAATACTCAGCTTTTAGTCTTTGATGAAAATTTAAATTTAATTACCCCAAATCAAGTAGGAATTAAAGGTGAGCTTTATGTAAGAGGAACTTGCCTTTCTTTAGGGTATTACAACGATAAGGAAAAAACTAAACAAGCTTTTGTACAAAATCCTTTGCATGATAATTATCTAGACTTGCTTTATAAAACAGGTGATGTGGTAGCTTATAATGATTTTGGCGAACTTTTATGCTATGGAAGAATAGATCATCAAATCAAGTATATGGGTCACCGCATAGAACTTGGAGAGATAGAAAGTATTATAAATTCTCATGAGAATGTAAGAAATTGTGCTTGTATTTTTAAAGAAGAAATTATTTGTTTTTATGAAAGCAAGGAAGAGTTGGATTTTAAAAACTTTTTAAAAGATAAACTCCCTGCCTACATGATACCTAAGAAATTTGTTAAAATAGAACAATTTGCTTTAAATGCAAATGGAAAGATTGATAGGAAGGTTTTGAATGGAAGTATTTAAAAACTTTTTACAAACATATAAAAATGGTTTTTTATTGCATAATTGTTATGAAAGTATTGAATATTTTCTAGAAAAGGCAAAAGATGGAAATTTCTTGCTTGAAGAAGAAAATAAAAACTATTTCTTTTATAACAACAAGGCATTATTTTTTTTTCTCAATGAATATAAAAAATTTTTCCTTAAAAATTCCTATATAAGAATTTTAGGAAAAAATGAAAATTATTTCTTAAAATATAAAAATTTTTTACAATTAAATAATTTTAGACCTTATCATTTCTTGCAACAAATGACTTTAAAAAACAAACAACCTACTTTAAATACCTATGATTTTATTCAAAAACCACAAAAACATGATCTAGATGATATTTATAATTTTTTTATTAGTTTTTTTGATAACAAATACTTGTTTTGTTTTTCAAAAAAGGATTTATTAATACATCTAGATAATATCTTAATTTACAAAGAAAATAACACCATATGTGGTGGATTGTTTTATTCGCGGATGTTGAATAATGCTGTATTGGAATTTATTGCTGTAAAACCTAATCTAAAATATAAAAATGTTGCTTATGCTTTGCTATGTCATTTTTTCAAAGAAAATGAAAATGTTAATTTTTATAAACTATTCGCGGATAAAAAAAATTCAAAAGCTATTAATTTTTACACTCGGTCAGGTTTTACTTTTACAGAAACTCAAGCTCGATTTTATAGAAATTTCTGATGAATTTTAACCAAATAATTATAATAGGAAAAGGCAAAGTTGCTATTAATTGCCATAAAATTATCTGCGATATATTTTCATCTAAAAAAATATTTTTTTATAACAGTGATTTTAAAGATGATGAGTTTTTTAATAGAATAAGTAACTCTTTGATTATTAGCGCGAACAACGCATATATATTTAAAGAAAAATGTATACAAAATAATATCATCATCAACTATCATAATTCACTACTTCCAAAATACAAAGGAAGAAATGCACATATATGGGCTATATGGAATCAAGAAAACACAACTGGAATCACTTGGCATAAGGTTGATTGCACTATAGATACAGGAGATATTATCTTGCAAAAAGAGATAACAATAAATAACTCGCTAACAGCTATAAAACTACTCCAAATACAGCAGAATTTAGCCATTAATTCTTTTAAAGAATGTTTGGCAAATATGAAAAAATCTTATCCTCAACCCAAAATTAATTCTATATCTACGGGGGGGGGGATTTATAAAATGAAAGAATTACCCAACAATGGTTTATTAGATATATCTTGGAATATTCCAACCATAGAAAGATTTTTAAAAGCAATGGATAATGGCAATCTAACCCCTAAAGCCAAAATAAAAATAAACGATATAGTGTATAATATTTCATTTTATGAAATAAACCATCTTGAAATAATTCTATTTTTAAGTAATAATATGAAAATAATTTTTCAAAAAAAGGAATACAATGCAACAAATACAAGAATTTTTTAATAAAATAGACAGAAGTGATATAAACAAAACTATGCAAAATTTACTTAGCAATGATATAATAGATAGTATAGACATTATGGCTTTAGTAGCTGAGATAGAAAAACACTATAAAAAACCCCTAAAAGCAGAGTTTATCAAAGCTGAAAATTTTGAAAATTTTGAAAGTATTAAAAAAATGATAGAAGAGGCGATGAAATAATGCAAGCCTTGTTTAAACATAATGACAAAATATTTTACAAACATGACTTAATCCAAGCTCTAAAAAAACTAGGTATAAAAAAGGGTGATATAATATGTATTCACAGTGAAATTTACAACTTAGGTATTCCTTTAGCAGATAACAAAATTTTACTTCAACAAATTTTAGAATCTTTCGAGGAGGTTGTAGGATCTGATGGAACGATTATAATGCCAACTTTTACTTATAGTTTCTGCAATAAAGAAATTTATGACAAAGTTAATTCTATAACGAAAATTGGTATATTAAATGAGTTTTTTAGAAAACAAAAAGATGTTAAACGCACTAATGATCCCATATTTTCCTTTGCTATTAAAGGAGCTAAAGAAGAATTATTTTTAAAAGATACTGAAAGTTGCTTTGGTGTAAATTCTGTTTATGATATACTAACAAAAAATGCAGGTAAACTTATTTTTTTTGGAAACTGGGAACTTGAAGGCATGACATACTTCCACTACCTTGAAGAACTTGCGCAAGTATCATATAGATATTATAAATTATTTTCGGGTAAAATAGCAGATGAAAACGGAATGGTCAAAGAATGGAATATCAACTTTTATTGCAGAAACACTAAAAAAAACTCAATAGCATCGTTAAAAATTGTTCTTAATTTATTAAGTTGTAAGAATAAAATCAATATAATTAAATATGCTGGTGCAACAATAAGTTTGATGAATATAATAGATATTTACAAAGAATGTTTAAAAAAACTAAAAGATGATGAAACTTTTTTTTTAGAAAAGAAATAAAGATGAGAATAAATTTTAAAAATGCAAAAATTTCGGCACTGGTTACCATTATACCTGAAATTCAAATAAATATTGATGATGAATTAAACACCACATACAATGGAGATAAAAAAAAACTTGATCGCATAAAAAATGCTATGGGTTTACAATATAAACACATAGTTAATAATAAAACCTCTGTAAGTGATTTATCTCAGTATGGTGTAAAATTACTATGCGATGAATATGAATTAGACAAAAATACTATTGATGCTATAGTAGTTATAACTCAAACACCAGATTTTTTTATACCAGCTACCGCTTGTTATCTTCACGGTAAGCTTGAATTGCCTCAAACAACCCTGGCTTTTGATATCAATCAATCATGTACGGGTTTTGTATATGGGCTTTATATTCTTTTTTCTATGATTGAAAATGGTGGTTGCAAAAGAATTTTAATGATTTGTGGCGATATTGGAAGTCAATTAGATAATAAAACAAATAATAAAAGTACCAAAATAATAGGTGATGGAGTTAGTGTTAGCTTATTAGAGTTAAGTAATCATTCATGCGAAAGTTTTTTTGAATTAGGAGTCGATGGAAAGAACATGGAATACCTTTTTGTTCCCTATGGTGCGTTTAAAAGACCCACAAAGCATATGTTTAATGACACAGAGTGGTTTAATAAACAGAACAAAGAAATTTACATGAACGGTCTTGAAATTTTTAATTTTGCCACACAAAAAGAACCAGAAGCCTTTAAGTCCATACTTAACTATGCCAACTGTACTAAAAATGAACTTGACTATATTTTTTTCCATCAAGCAAATAAAACCATAGTAGATATAATCACTCAAAGATTACAACTAGATCCCAATAAAACGCCAAATAATATCATTACTAAATATGGAAATTTAAGTGGCGCTTCAATACCTGCTACAATTTGTGATTGGCTAAATACAGCCCAAAAACCTTTAGAAAAATCACTTAAAATTGCTCTTGGTAGTTTTGGCGCTGGACTTAGTTGGGCAAATGCTATATTAGAACTTGATAAAAATTTTTGGTGCAAAAAGACTCAAATTTATAAACAAGGAGAAACTTTACAATGACTAAAAGACAATTTTTAGAGAAATTAGAAGAACTATTACAAATTGATTACTCATTAGAGGAGAATATGATTTTGGAAAAAATTCAAGAATACGATAGTTTGGCGTTATTATCTATAGTTACTCTATTTGATACAGAATTTAATATTTTTATTCAAGGTAAAACTTTAAAAGAGTGTAAAACAGTAAAAGATATTATAGAATTAATACCAATAGAAAAACTAGATTTTCAATGATTTTCAAAGAAAATATATTTTATGGCAATAGTTTTATTGTCACTGGTGCTAGTAGTGGTATAGGAGCTCACGCAGCTTTAATACTTAATAAACTCGGCGCTAAAATTATAGCCATAGGTCGGGATGAAAACAAACTCTTAATCCAGAAAGAGCAAGCTAAAAATCCCGATAACTTTATTACAATTTCAAAAGATCTATCAAATTTTGAAAATCTAGATAAATGGACTTTGGAACTCTCTAAAAAACATGGAGGGGTTAATGGAGCTGTTCTAGCCGCAGGATTTTCCACAACAATAGGTATTAACTCGCCAAATTATATTAAAATAGCTGAAAAAATATTTGCATTAAACTATTTTTCTAATCTACAAATTCTTAAAGCTTTAACTGATAAAAGAATTCACAAAAATAAAAATTCTAGTTTTGTTTGGATTAGTTCTGCTGCTAGCATTAAACCAAATAAAGGTTTAAGTTTATACGGTGCTAGTAAAGCTTCAGCAAATACAACTGTTAAAGCATTGACACTAGAAATATCTCCTCAACATCGGATAAACTCGATACTGTTAGGTTTAATTGATACTCCTATGATATATCAAACAATGGATGAAAATGCAATACAAAAAAATCTACAGAAATCATTACTAGGTATAGGAAAAACAGAATATGTAACTAATTTAATTTGTTTTTTGCTCAGCGATGCATCTAAATGGATGACAGGACAAAGTATTATTTTGGATGGCGGAGCCACTTTAACATAAGTATATGAAAAATCTTTGCATTATCCCTGCTCGTGGTGGCTCTAAACGTATTCCTAGAAAAAATATCGTTGATTTTTTAGGAAAACCTTTAATTACTTATAGTATAGAAAGTGCTTTAAATTCAGATATTTTTGATGATGTGATTATCTCAAGTGATGATGATGAAATCATCAAAGTAGCTTTAAAATATGGTGCAAAAGTTCCTTTTGTACGTAAAAAAGAACTAAGTGATGATTATACAAGCTCAACTACCGTAATACAAGATGCCATCATCAATCTAGAAGAACAAGGCATAAGCTTTGAAAACGTGTGCTGTCTGTATGCTACTGCACCACTTATAGATAAGTTTATCTTACGACAAGCTTTTGAGCAATTTAGTCAAGATGAGTGCAAATTTTTATTTTCAGCTTGTGAGTTTGACTACCCTATACAAAGAAGTTTTTACCTTGATGAGCAAAATAAAGTTTATATGTTTGATGAATCAAATTATAACAAACGCTCACAAGATCTTACCAAAGCCTATCATGATGGCGGTGCATTTTATTTTGGTAAAAAAGAGGCGTGGTTAGAAGAAAGTTTTATGTTTAAATCACACTCTAAGGCGTTTTTATTACCTAGAAATAAAATTTGCGATATCGATACTTTTGAAGACTTGGAATTTGCTAAAACACTATATCAATTTCACAAAGGCAATAAATGTTTATAAATAAAATCAAAGGTTTTAAATACCCTGATATGGAACTTGTAAGATGGTTTTTTAAAAACAAACTTGATACTTTAGAAAATGCTAAAGTTTTAGAATTTGCCTCTCATAATGGCAATAATCTTTCTTTATTTGCAAATTATGATTATGAGTGTATTGGAGTAGAGCTTAGTAAGCAAAATCATGAAAACGCTATTTATAATTTTAAAGAAATCATGCATTATCAGAAAGCAAGTTTTTTTAATGAAAATATGCTTGATTTTGCTAAAAATCATCAAAATATAAATGCAGATGTATTTTTAATTCCCAATGTAATCAATTACATTTCTAAAGAAGATTTTAAAAATTTATTATTAAATTCTAAAAATAATAATTTATATAGCGGAAAAGAATATGCTCACTTTTTCTTACGAGCAAGAAGTACAAAAGATCATCGTTATGGACTTGGAAACAAGCTTTCAAATGGTAGTTTTATACTTACAAATGATGATTTTAGTGGAGAAAAAAATTGCCTTTGTACAGCATATCAAGAACATGAGCTTGTAGAAATTTTAAAAGAAAATTTAAATTTATATGATTTTGAGGTTATCACAAGTGAAAATATTAATATAAAAAATAAAGTTTATATCAAAGATAGCGATATAATAATCTATGGAAAAATTACTAAGGAGTAAAAATGTATTTAAGAGATTTAAAAGGTTTAAAATTTCCAGATTTTGCAGTGATTAAATTCTTTTTTAAACAAGGATTACATCAAAAAAACAATCAAAAAGTTTTAGAATTTGCTTGCTCTAATGGCAATAATCTTTCTTTATTTGCAAATTATGATTATGAGTGTATTGGAGTTGATTTAAACCAAGAAAATATCAACAATGCAAATTATAATTTCAAGGAAGTAATTCAATGCAAAGCCTATCAGTTTTTTCATGATAATATCTTGGAATTTCCTTTAAAAAACCCAAATATTAATGCAGATATTTTTATGATTCCTAACGTAATTAACTATCTTTTGAAAGAAGATTTTTTAAAATTATTAAAAATTTCTAAAGAAAACTCCATGTATAAAGAAAATGCATTGTTTTTCTTAAGAACAAGAAATATAAAAGATTATAGATATGGTTATGGAGAAAAAATAGCTCATAATTGCTTTAAAATCACAGATGATAATACCACAGGAGAACTTGGATGTATAAATACTCTTTACCAAGAATACGAACTTGTCGAAATTTTAAAAGAGTATTTAAATTTATACGATTTTAAAGTTCTAACTTATGAAAACACCAATATCATGGGAGAAGATGAAAGATTGGTTAATGATAGCGATATTGTAATTTATGGAAAAATTAAATGAAAATAGCCATTATGCAGCCAACCTTTAATCCTTGGCTGGGCTACATATATATGATACAAAGTGTTGACACTTTTGTTTTTTTAGATAATGTTCAATTTGAACGCAGATCATGGCAAAACAGAAATAAAATTAAACTACAAGATAAAACTTTTTTACTAGGACTAAACCTACAAAAAGCTTCACAAAAAACATCACTTCAAGATATATTATTTGAAAAAGATAACAAATGGAAAATTAAATTTTTAAAAACAATCTACCATGCATATTCTAAAAGTATCAACTTTGATAAATACTATAACATCCTTGAAAAAACTTTATTTCAACATACACATTTGGTGCAATTTAATATGGAATTAATCAGAATTTACTGTGAACATTTAAACGTCAAAACACCTATTTTGCAAAGCTCTTCTTTAAATTTAAAAAATAAAAAGAAAGAAAAACTGCTACTTGAAATTTGCCAAATACTAAAAGCTGATTATTATCTTTCCCCAGAAGGGTCAAAAAATTATCTTGAAAAAGACACAGCAAAAGAAATTTTTAAAAACGCAAATATAAAAATTGAATATTTTGATTTTATCCATCCAACCTATACGCAATTAGGCACAAATTTTATAGCTTATTTGGGAATTTTAGATTTTTTATTTAACGAAAAAGAGCCTTATACCAAATTTCAAGAATGTGTCAAAATAAACGAGTGTAATAATGAAAGTTCTTTTTAGAAGCGATAGCTCTAGCACTATAGGACATGGACACATTAAAAGAGATCTTTTATTAGCTAAACAATACAAAGATGTATCTTTTGCTTGTTTAGCTTTAGAAGGCTCCTTAATAGACGAAATTCCTTATCCTGTTTATGAGCTAACAAGTGCTAGTATATATGAGCTCATCAATCTTATCAAAAAAGAAAATTTTGATCTTTTAATCATCGATCATTATGAGATCACTGCTAATGATGAAAAACTCATTAAACTGGAGACAGGAATCAAAATTCTAAGTTTTGATGATGAGATAAAAGAACATTTTTGCGACATATTGTTAAATGTCAATGCTTACGCCAAAGAAAGTGATTATGAAAATTTAGTGCCAGAGTATTGTGAGTTAAGATGTGGCTTTTCCTATGCTCTAATACGCAATGAATTTTATGAAGAAAGTAAAATAAAAAGAGAAAAAATTTATGATTATTTTATCTGTATAGGGGGAGTGATCCAAAAAATATTTCTTTTGATATAACAAATAAACTAAATAAAAATAAAACTATCATCATAGCTACCACAAAAGCAAATTCTCATCTAAATTCACTTCAAAAATTAAACCAAAAAAACCCTAATATACAAATTCTCATTGATTATCCTAACCTTGCTAGATTGATGAATGAAAGTAAAAAACTCATCATTAGTGCAAGCTCATTAGTCAATGAAGCTTTGATTTTAAAAGCCAATTTTAAAGCTATAGCTTATGCTAAAAATCAAGAAAAACTTGCAACATGGCTTGCTAAAAAAGGCTATGAAGTGGAGAATTTTATATGATCATTTTAAAAGATTTTATCCACTTAAACCAAGAAGAAATCAAGCTCGTTTTAAAATGGCGAAATAATGAAAGCATTGCTAAATTTATGAAAACACAAAATATCACTTTAAAAGAACATTTAAGCTTTTTATCTAGTTTAAAAACAAACACAACTAAAAAATATTTTTTAGTTTATGATGATAAAATAATCATAGGTGTGATTAATTTTATCAATATAACTAACAATTCATGTGAATTTGGGCTTTATGGCATAAAAAAAGGTGTAGGCAATCTTTTAATGCAAAAAATTAAAAGCTATGCTTTTAGTGTTTTAAAAATTCAAACTTTAAACGCCTGTGTTTTTAAAGAAAATACAAAAGCTTTAAATTTATATTTAAAACATGGTTTTGAAATTATTAAAGAAGATAATAATTTTTATTTTATAAATTTAAATAATCCTCACAAGGATATCGTTTTTTAAAAGCTCATTTTTAATATCATTTGGAGTATATTGACTAAAATGAAATATAAAAGCACCTGCTAATGCATTTGCACCAAGTTGTATGGCTTTTACTCCATCTTGAGGCTTGGAAAGTCCTCCATTAATAATAAGTGGAATTTTTAATTTGCCTTTGAAATACTCTAGCAATTCCCAATCATATCCTAAAGAACTTCCTTCTTTATCAATACTTGTTAAAAGTATTTCCCCTGCTCCTAAAGATTCGTATTTTAACGCAAGTTCCAGTGGATCAATATCCAAAATTTCATTATTGAAAACTTTAAATTTATTTTTGTCTTTTTTTACATCAATCGAGCATACTACGCAAGAACTTCCAAAAGTATTTGCTACTTTTTTGACAAAATCTGGATCTTGTAAAGCCATAGAATTAATGCTAATTTTATCTGCACCTATATCTAACACTTTTCTAATATCTTCTAAAGTTCTAATCCCACCTCCAATAGTTAAAGGCATAAAACACTCATTAGCTATATCTTCCAAGCTTTCAAAATCTATCTTACCATTTTTATTTATATCCAAAACTATAAGTTCATCAACATTTCTAGCATTATATATCCTAGCTGTACTTACCACATGCCCTATAGTTCTAAAAGAAGAAAAATTGATACT
This genomic stretch from Campylobacter lari subsp. concheus harbors:
- a CDS encoding DUF4910 domain-containing protein, which translates into the protein MYELACELFPICRSITGEGFRQSLKILDEAMGGGILKIHSIASGSKVFDWEVPAEWEINDAFIITPNGEKICDFKQNNLHVLNYSEGINDEISLDELQEHLYSIEDYPDAIPYVTSYYKRRWGFCIKHKDRVKLKEGKYKVFIDAKHHENGVLNYADLLIPSTQDAKDEILISSYLCHPSMANNELSSPIVATFLAKWLLGLEERKYNYRFIFTPETIGSIVYLSKHLKHLQKYTKAGFALSCIGDDNAYSLIHTPSENTLADKVALYTLKEKNNFKEFSFLDRGGNERQFCAPLVNLPVVGVCRTRFGDYKEYHTSKDDLNFISEEGLQGGLKAMQEIIMNLEVNEIYQNTIFCEPNLGKRDLYHTINTSLTNSQIPTSCNFLAYCDGQNDVLDIALKINIQAYELKDLIEKLKFHKLIQTKNIYKGIQ
- a CDS encoding FkbM family methyltransferase, translated to MQKNVGNTINNDPDIDKKIFNLCKNLDIPSKQCVCKIINRLKNIDKNPNYQINYSDEEKNELSKITNSFFTNIFKVKNNIWCYNGYFLPIKQFEISVFWHKHGMHIFNKKTLDRIKHQDIIDVGGFIGDSAIIFEQEFTEKFVYTFEASEKNYSLMLKTLELNKSQRIKPIKKALGSKNETLSLNISGYSSSFKYNDHSTENEQVEIVSLDSYIQNNDINIGLIKVDIEGFEQEFLKGALHTIKKHKPAMIISIYHNYEDFFEIKNLIDSWNLGYSFKIYKPIDFYVSLETCLYCEIIKDQGFFHDNTHQ
- a CDS encoding amino acid adenylation domain-containing protein gives rise to the protein MITHINDFLQESVAKFGNKNAFVEFNGKSISYKEFDDLSKKIASEILSKLPTKSTQEPILIILPKGIDCLLSFFGVAKSGNFYTLLDEKSPKERVEKVIEVLKPKLLITSKRLNLDFNLDTIFTEDFETFSIDEKALEKALNDHIDTNLLYVLFTSGSTGTPKGVSINHKSVIDYTFWVCETFKLSHEDIFANQAPFYFDNSVLDIFSSIKTGITLHLLPNHLFAFPNKVLEYLEQEKITTIFWVPSVLIYFANTHALENKTLYINKILFAGEIMPNKQLNIWRKYLPNALFANLYGPTEITVDCSFYIIDRQFSDDELLPIGKACKNTQLLVFDENLNLITPNQVGIKGELYVRGTCLSLGYYNDKEKTKQAFVQNPLHDNYLDLLYKTGDVVAYNDFGELLCYGRIDHQIKYMGHRIELGEIESIINSHENVRNCACIFKEEIICFYESKEELDFKNFLKDKLPAYMIPKKFVKIEQFALNANGKIDRKVLNGSI
- a CDS encoding GNAT family N-acetyltransferase, whose protein sequence is MEVFKNFLQTYKNGFLLHNCYESIEYFLEKAKDGNFLLEEENKNYFFYNNKALFFFLNEYKKFFLKNSYIRILGKNENYFLKYKNFLQLNNFRPYHFLQQMTLKNKQPTLNTYDFIQKPQKHDLDDIYNFFISFFDNKYLFCFSKKDLLIHLDNILIYKENNTICGGLFYSRMLNNAVLEFIAVKPNLKYKNVAYALLCHFFKENENVNFYKLFADKKNSKAINFYTRSGFTFTETQARFYRNF
- a CDS encoding formyltransferase family protein; the encoded protein is MNFNQIIIIGKGKVAINCHKIICDIFSSKKIFFYNSDFKDDEFFNRISNSLIISANNAYIFKEKCIQNNIIINYHNSLLPKYKGRNAHIWAIWNQENTTGITWHKVDCTIDTGDIILQKEITINNSLTAIKLLQIQQNLAINSFKECLANMKKSYPQPKINSISTGGGIYKMKELPNNGLLDISWNIPTIERFLKAMDNGNLTPKAKIKINDIVYNISFYEINHLEIILFLSNNMKIIFQKKEYNATNTRIF
- a CDS encoding acyl carrier protein; the protein is MQQIQEFFNKIDRSDINKTMQNLLSNDIIDSIDIMALVAEIEKHYKKPLKAEFIKAENFENFESIKKMIEEAMK